The Coffea eugenioides isolate CCC68of chromosome 8, Ceug_1.0, whole genome shotgun sequence genome has a segment encoding these proteins:
- the LOC113780248 gene encoding protein STRICTOSIDINE SYNTHASE-LIKE 11-like, translating to MLSILVILLLLRHIHAIDPYQKFAQINLPPGGPIGPESVALDRFNQGPYIGVSDGRILKYQGPTTGFVDFAFVAPNRNKQLCDGATDPDLGPTCGRILGASFDPFSGQLYMVDTFFGLAVVGPNGGKATIIANSANGVKFNFLNGCDVSPITREVIFTDGSQTFDIRDVIRGNFTPDSSGRLIKYIPRTNEVKVVSDGLSVPAGPAFSHDGSFVLFSEFSNKRIIKYRLIEDTTEVFLNLTANPIKIKRAPTYGEYWVAANNIIVSQPRSVTPFGYKFNLLKQILITKNLQAQYNNTQVNVLQEYNVNGGTLYIGSRVAPYVGVFNKW from the exons ATGCTTTCCATTCTTGTCATTCTACTTCTCCTTCGTCATATACATGCCATCGATCCATACCAAAAATTTGCTCAAATCAACCTCCCTCCTGGAGGACCTATAGGTCCCGAATCAGTTGCTTTGGATCGATTCAACCAAGGACCCTATATCGGTGTTAGTGATGGCAGAATTCTGAAATACCAAGGTCCAACTACTGGCTTTGTCGATTTTGCTTTTGTTGCACCAAATAG gAACAAGCAGCTTTGTGATGGTGCAACGGACCCAGATTTGGGGCCAACTTGTGGTCGAATTCTTGGAGCTAGTTTCGATCCTTTTAGTGGACAACTCTATATGGTGGACACATTCTTCGGACTTGCTGTGGTAGGTCCAAATGGTGGGAAAGCTACAATAATTGCTAACAGTGCAAATGGTGTCAAATTCAATTTCCTCAATGGCTGTGATGTTAGTCCAATTACAAGGGAGGTCATCTTTACAGATGGAAGTCAAACATTTGACATAAG GGATGTTATACGAGGAAACTTTACTCCTGATTCAAGTGGAAGATTGATCAAATACATTCCCAGGACAAATGAGGTGAAGGTGGTGTCGGACGGGCTTTCAGTACCAGCTGGACCTGCATTTAGCCATGATGGCTCATTTGTGCTGTTTTCAGAATTCTCCAACAAAAGAATCATCAAGTATCGGCTCATAGAAGATACAACTGAAGTTTTTCTGAACTTAACAGCAAATCCAATCAAAATCAAGAGGGCACCAACATATGGAGAATATTGGGTGGCTGCAAATAACATTATTGTTTCCCAGCCACGCTCGGTTACGCCTTTTGGTTACAAATTTAATTTACTTAAACAAATTCTGATAACAAAGAATTTGCAAGCACAATATAACAACACTCAAGTCAATGTGCTACAAGAATATAATGTCAACGGAGGGACATTATACATCGGTTCACGGGTTGCACCATATGTTGGCGTGTTTAATAAATGGTAA
- the LOC113781074 gene encoding uncharacterized protein LOC113781074: MFELSRKSKKSGGLVNDKAKETLDKMRELQATTSMTSKEICEQELGYVPGHIRGRSATKKQAAEVERWRHEIEDSRKRADEAEKRAAEVTQQFTAQQELIKTLQQQQTETRSLYDELANQLKDLRK, encoded by the exons ATGTTTGAGTTAAGTCGAAAGTCAAAGAAGTCAGGGGGGCTGGTAAATGACAAAGCAAAAGAGACCTTG GACAAAATGAGGGAATTGCAGGCTACAACTTCAATGACTAGCAAGGAAATATGCGAGCAAGAACTTGGTTACGTACCTGGACACATCCGCGGTCGTAGTGCAACCAAGAAGCAAGCTGCTGAGGTAGAACGCTGGAGGCATGAGATTGAGGACAGCCGAAAAAGAGCAGATGAAGCAGAAAAACGAGCTGCAGAAGTAACTCAACAATTCACTGCTCAGCAAGAGTTGATTAAGACCTTGCAACAGCAACAAACAGAAACAAGAAGCCTATATGATGAGTTAGCTAACCAGCTGAAAGACTTGCGCAAATAA